The Sulfolobus sp. A20 genomic interval AACTCCCCGTTTATACTTAACGAAAGTTTAGTTAATCTATCTTCTTTACCTCTTTTCTCTACCATAAACTTATTCCTAACCTCTTCATAATGATTTCCTATTGCCTCATCTTGATAACATTCTTTAAATGTTAACCCTCTATTGATACATTCACTTAATCTCTTAGCATCGTGATGGTCAATAACGTTTATTATTACATTAGGTAATTTTCTCTTAATAT includes:
- a CDS encoding iron-sulfur cluster assembly protein — its product is MNIEDIIKEVIDPETNNSIIDLKFLKGYNIDKNGKLTITISPPTFFWPPIFLYMIMEDIKRKLPNVIINVIDHHDAKRLSECINRGLTFKECYQDEAIGNHYEEVRNKFMVEKRGKEDRLTKLSLSINGEFCKLIAEAKEK